CAAGATGGCCGGCGGTGAACACTCTGGTTTTCCGGTACTCCCAGCCGGCCGGATCCGTCCCGTGCTCTTCAATAAAGGCATCAAAGGCCTGGTTGAATGTGTTATTGACGGTTTCGGAGACATCCACCGGGAACTGCTCGCGGGGTAGTTCGTTGAGCTGCCATGCGAGCTGACCGAGATTGGGGCGCAGAAAGTTGTATTCCGCCTGTTCCAGCGGATCAATGGCCGGGGCCCACAACGCCGACCGCAGATCGAGCATCCACTGTTCAAAAAAGCCGGCGGCGCGGCTGTCGAGGCTGAAGCGGAAATCCCAGGCCTCCAGGTAATCCGTCATTCGCCGTTGAGCTTCGGTCATGCCGGAGCGGTCGAGACAGGGCAGCACTGGTGTCAGGATATACCGGGAGAGCAGCGAGTAGTCATCCGTCATCATATTCTGAAAATCGGCGGGTGTGATATCTGCAATTTGTTCAAGAAGCTGCCGGACCCGGTTCGGGCGGGAAAAGTCGGCGTAGTACAAACCGAGATAGTAAGGATACTCTTCCGTTGCGGGCACCTGGTTGGTATTCACGATATATCCGTTGCCCGGGTTCACGCTTCGGGGCAGGTGTTCAAAGGGGATGAAGGCATCCCAGTCGTAGGCGGGGTCGCTGCCGTCGCTGATGTACCGGCCCTGTCCGGGAAACCTGACCGGCAGCCGTCCGTAGTGGCCTCCGGAAATATTTCCATCACGGTCTGCGTAAAGAAAATTGAGATTTATATTCTCGAAATGCCGAACCCCCTCCTCAAACGACTCGAGTCCGGTACCGCGGTTGATCAGATACATACTTTTCAGCGGGTTGGCCGGGGTGTGCGCAATCCACTGAATGGCATGGCCTGACGGAAACTGACGCAGCGGAAACTGGTTCTCCATCACCCGACCGCTCTCAGCCTGTACGACCGGGCCGTGATGGGTGTAGAGGATGGTATCCCTAACCGTCTCACCGCCCTTCACACGAATCTCCTCCACCCTGCGCCTGACCGGCTTCCACTCGCCGTCATGCAGATACTCCGTTTTGTGCTCATCCCTGAACTGGATTTCATACACATCCAGGGAGGCGGAAGTACCGGAGGTGATCCCCCAGGCATAGTGTTCGTTGAAACCGATGGTGATGGCCTGTGTTCCGGGGATGCTGTACCCGTAGGTATTGACCCCTTCGCTGTTGAGATGGATTTCATACCAGATGGAGGGAAACGTGATGGAGAGATGGGGATCGTTGGCAAGGATGGGATATCCGCTTGCTGTGCGGGTTCCGTCAACTACCCAGGCGTTACTTCCGGCACCCGGCGGCACATCCGGCAATGGCAGGTCGCGGGTAACGCGTGGGATGAACTCTGTTTGGGGCGGATCTTTTCGGATGGGATCAGTTGGCATGGTGGTGCCATCCGGAATCATGGGTTCGGCCCATGGCAGACGTTCCGGAAAAAGCAGACGGTACGTTTGTTTGTCCAGCATCGCCCGCATGTTACTTTGGGCATGAGCGTGACTGACGGCGGTAAGCGGAACCGCGATGTTCATCACCATCAACGCGCTGTGCAGCGGTTCATAATTCTGCGGCGACCCGCCCAGAATTTTATACTCCACAGGATAATCGGCAGGACGCAGCTGATCGATCCAGGCATTGACCCCGTCCGCGTAGGCCTGAAGCAGATCATAATACTCCGGTTCCTGTTTCATAAACTCCAGCTGGTTTTCCGCGCCGTACAGCATACCCAGGCGCCGCTGCCCGCGGTCATACTCCAGGGTAACGTCGCCCAATACTTCCGAGAGCGTACCGGCAGCGGCACGAGTCTGAAACTCTATCTGCCACAGTCGGTCACGCGCCGTTACATACCCCTGCGCAAAATAGAGGTCGTGGTCGTTCGCGGCAAAAATATGGGGGACGAGGCGCTGATCATAGATCACGGTCACTTCATCGTGCAGCAGATCCGATTCCACAACCAGTACGGGCGGTTCTCCCCGCTCCATATTCTGCCAAAAACCGGTGAACGGATTCAGCAACGGGCCCATGGCAGGGATGGTACCATGCCGTGTTGAGGCCGCCCATGTGATCAGCAGTGCCAGCCCCAGGGAGATACCAATTTTTACCGCTCTGAGCATTGCGCGATTTTTAGATGGAATTTTGGATGAATGTTGCAAAAGAAGAATCTACCCATACCCCCGG
The Balneolales bacterium ANBcel1 DNA segment above includes these coding regions:
- a CDS encoding penicillin acylase family protein, which codes for MLRAVKIGISLGLALLITWAASTRHGTIPAMGPLLNPFTGFWQNMERGEPPVLVVESDLLHDEVTVIYDQRLVPHIFAANDHDLYFAQGYVTARDRLWQIEFQTRAAAGTLSEVLGDVTLEYDRGQRRLGMLYGAENQLEFMKQEPEYYDLLQAYADGVNAWIDQLRPADYPVEYKILGGSPQNYEPLHSALMVMNIAVPLTAVSHAHAQSNMRAMLDKQTYRLLFPERLPWAEPMIPDGTTMPTDPIRKDPPQTEFIPRVTRDLPLPDVPPGAGSNAWVVDGTRTASGYPILANDPHLSITFPSIWYEIHLNSEGVNTYGYSIPGTQAITIGFNEHYAWGITSGTSASLDVYEIQFRDEHKTEYLHDGEWKPVRRRVEEIRVKGGETVRDTILYTHHGPVVQAESGRVMENQFPLRQFPSGHAIQWIAHTPANPLKSMYLINRGTGLESFEEGVRHFENINLNFLYADRDGNISGGHYGRLPVRFPGQGRYISDGSDPAYDWDAFIPFEHLPRSVNPGNGYIVNTNQVPATEEYPYYLGLYYADFSRPNRVRQLLEQIADITPADFQNMMTDDYSLLSRYILTPVLPCLDRSGMTEAQRRMTDYLEAWDFRFSLDSRAAGFFEQWMLDLRSALWAPAIDPLEQAEYNFLRPNLGQLAWQLNELPREQFPVDVSETVNNTFNQAFDAFIEEHGTDPAGWEYRKTRVFTAGHLAFIPGFGRDDVAMPGTFHAINAAHNRFAPSMRMVVETGPVMKAFGSYSGGQSGNPGNPNYDSHYDDWPDGTLYELNFWRSPEEAGEQEVSRITLRP